A region from the Cellvibrio sp. PSBB006 genome encodes:
- a CDS encoding ADP-ribosylglycohydrolase family protein produces the protein MDLIEKRASTLDDPLAFPPLHDRIKEGCRSISVWLLPYLDHRCAVNSDIMETKAYLDAAGQNSSEFASRFRGALLGLALGDALGTTLEFSQRDSLPEVTSIIGGGPFGLRPGEWTDDTSMALCLAHSLIRKESFNYQDQLDLYCLWWKKGIFSSNGRCFDIGNTVVDALNRYMETGDAYSGSTDPMAAGNGSLMRLAPVVLFYFSDPDSCVEWCAESSKTTHGAKEAVDACRYLGALLHGAIKGVSKAELTQGLYEPYPNFWNDNPLSLAIQNVAMEACRKSRDKIRSSGYVVHTLEAAIWAFHNTDTFEEGAILAANLGDDADTVAAVYGQLAGAYYGEHQINPLWIKKLSCFHVFYIYADKLRRFGLCRTPSFVRVER, from the coding sequence TTGGATCTTATTGAAAAACGTGCATCCACTTTAGACGATCCACTGGCATTTCCCCCTCTTCATGATCGAATTAAAGAAGGTTGCAGATCTATCTCCGTATGGCTTTTGCCCTACCTTGATCATCGTTGCGCAGTAAATAGCGACATAATGGAAACTAAAGCATACCTGGACGCTGCTGGGCAAAATTCATCTGAGTTTGCCTCGCGGTTTCGCGGGGCTCTGCTCGGTTTGGCATTGGGGGATGCATTAGGTACAACCCTTGAGTTTTCGCAGAGGGATTCCTTACCAGAGGTAACATCAATAATTGGTGGTGGTCCTTTTGGTCTTCGTCCCGGTGAGTGGACTGATGATACAAGTATGGCTCTTTGTCTTGCTCATAGTTTAATTAGAAAGGAGTCATTTAACTATCAAGATCAACTTGATTTATATTGCTTATGGTGGAAAAAAGGAATATTTAGCTCGAATGGTAGGTGTTTCGATATTGGTAATACCGTTGTGGATGCGCTTAATAGATACATGGAAACCGGCGATGCATATTCAGGTTCGACAGACCCAATGGCTGCAGGTAATGGGTCTTTGATGCGGCTTGCTCCGGTAGTTCTTTTTTATTTTTCTGATCCGGACAGTTGTGTCGAGTGGTGCGCAGAAAGTTCCAAAACTACCCATGGTGCAAAGGAGGCTGTGGATGCCTGTCGGTATCTTGGAGCTCTTTTACATGGTGCAATCAAAGGTGTAAGCAAGGCGGAGCTTACACAGGGGCTCTATGAGCCCTACCCAAATTTTTGGAACGATAACCCGTTAAGCTTGGCGATACAAAATGTCGCTATGGAGGCATGTAGAAAGTCCAGAGATAAAATTAGATCGTCAGGATATGTGGTCCATACCTTGGAAGCGGCAATATGGGCTTTTCATAACACAGACACATTTGAAGAGGGCGCTATTTTAGCGGCCAATCTTGGCGATGATGCCGATACGGTGGCTGCTGTTTATGGTCAATTGGCTGGCGCGTATTATGGTGAACATCAAATCAATCCACTTTGGATAAAAAAGCTCTCCTGTTTTCACGTTTTTTATATCTATGCGGATAAACTTCGCCGCTTTGGACTTTGCAGGACACCAAGTTTTGTTCGAGTCGAGCGATAA
- a CDS encoding error-prone DNA polymerase: MRYAHLHTITNFTFLTGASHPDEYVYRAHELGYDALAITDECSLAGIVKAFVAAEQLKMKLIIGSRFTLSNDMRLIAIAPSKIAYAELSGFITLARRRAEKGSYEAHFEDLRFRLRHCLVIWLADLNDTITDATATELSNAFKNRLWIGINHQFYGGEQQDFERWHQLSLNKNIPLVACGSALMHSNERKPLQDVVTAIRHNTSVQEMGTRLELNGEAYLKSFHQLARLYPAALLNETCVIADRCNFSMDELRYQYPRELVPDNFSPTEYLRHLVDEGKRKRWPEGVSPANENLIENELTIIEKLEYEYYFLTVHDIVRFARQQRILCQGRGSAANSIVCYCLFITEIEPGQINVLFERFISLERDEPPDIDVDFEHQRREEVIQYIYQKYGRERAAIAATVITYRSRSAVRDVGKALGMDETLIDHLAKNIAWWDRSTDLQKQVESLNTDVNHTLLMHFFNLVQQIRGFPRHLSQHVGGFVISETKISDLVPLENASMPDRTIIQWDKEDLEAMRLLKVDVLALGMLSALRRALDYITTYEPTIRSIQDIPKDDPATYNMLCRGDSVGVFQVESRAQMAMLPRLKPVCFYDLVIQIAIVRPGPIQGDMVHPYLRRRAGKEDITYPSDTVKSVLERTLGIPIFQEQVMRLSMVAAGFSGGKADQLRRAMANWGKNSKLLSFEQDFKDGLLNNGYTQEFADRLFEQIKGFGGYGFPESHSASFAILCYLSSWIKRHHPAAFYCALLNSQPMGFYSPSQLIQDARKHGLTIFPIDINQSRYEYTLEPDHRGKWGIRLGFIAVGSLNAEKAEAIEVFRAQKPFTSLHDIIKRTNLSDSDLECLASADALLNIAGDRYRARWQASALLPHSELLEDSEVDDDPLLMNGPTLEENVMDDYASIGLTLRAHPMEILRQEYPFNRCKRHAELIHLPHKGFVRIAGIVTGRQRPGTTTGVMFVSLEDETGTNNVVVWSTTQEQFRKELLTGKLLIIKGTVDILTDDVGAPIVHVLAGHIEDVTDRLQSLALKSRDFH, encoded by the coding sequence ATGCGCTACGCTCATTTACACACCATCACCAACTTTACTTTTTTGACTGGCGCGTCGCATCCCGACGAATACGTTTATCGCGCCCACGAATTAGGTTATGACGCACTTGCCATCACCGACGAATGTTCTTTGGCCGGCATCGTAAAAGCTTTTGTGGCCGCAGAACAACTGAAGATGAAGCTGATTATCGGCAGCCGTTTTACGTTATCCAACGACATGCGATTAATTGCCATTGCACCGTCAAAAATTGCTTATGCAGAACTGTCCGGTTTTATCACCCTGGCGCGTCGGCGTGCGGAAAAGGGCTCCTATGAAGCGCACTTTGAAGACCTGCGCTTTCGCCTGCGTCATTGCCTGGTGATTTGGTTGGCGGACCTCAACGACACCATTACCGATGCAACCGCGACGGAATTAAGTAACGCTTTTAAAAATCGATTATGGATCGGCATTAACCATCAATTTTATGGCGGCGAGCAACAGGATTTTGAACGCTGGCATCAGCTCAGCCTAAACAAGAATATTCCTTTGGTGGCCTGCGGTAGCGCTCTGATGCACAGCAACGAACGCAAACCACTACAAGATGTGGTGACGGCTATTCGTCACAATACGTCCGTGCAGGAAATGGGCACCCGGTTGGAACTCAATGGCGAGGCCTATTTAAAATCATTTCACCAGCTGGCCAGGTTGTACCCCGCCGCATTATTGAATGAAACCTGTGTGATTGCAGACCGCTGCAATTTTTCTATGGACGAGTTGCGCTACCAATATCCACGGGAATTAGTTCCGGACAATTTTTCCCCTACGGAGTATTTACGCCATTTGGTTGATGAAGGAAAACGCAAACGCTGGCCCGAAGGTGTATCTCCCGCCAATGAAAATCTGATAGAAAATGAATTAACGATAATCGAAAAACTTGAATACGAATATTATTTTCTAACCGTGCATGACATTGTCCGATTTGCTCGCCAACAGCGGATTCTTTGCCAAGGCAGAGGCTCGGCAGCTAATTCTATCGTGTGTTATTGCTTATTTATTACCGAGATTGAACCGGGCCAAATCAATGTCCTGTTTGAACGTTTTATCTCACTGGAGCGCGATGAGCCGCCCGATATTGACGTGGACTTTGAACATCAACGACGCGAGGAAGTGATCCAATATATTTACCAAAAATATGGTCGCGAGCGCGCCGCCATTGCCGCCACGGTCATTACCTATCGCAGCCGTAGCGCGGTGCGTGATGTTGGCAAGGCGTTAGGCATGGATGAAACACTGATTGATCACCTGGCAAAAAATATTGCCTGGTGGGATAGAAGCACAGATTTGCAAAAGCAGGTGGAATCCCTCAACACCGATGTCAACCATACGCTCCTGATGCACTTCTTTAACCTCGTGCAACAGATACGTGGCTTCCCCCGGCACCTGAGCCAGCATGTGGGTGGCTTTGTGATTTCCGAGACTAAAATCAGCGACCTGGTGCCGCTGGAAAATGCGAGCATGCCGGACAGGACCATTATTCAATGGGACAAGGAAGATCTTGAAGCCATGCGTTTACTGAAGGTGGATGTCCTGGCGCTGGGCATGCTCTCAGCCTTGCGCCGTGCGCTGGATTACATCACGACTTACGAACCGACTATTCGCTCGATACAGGATATTCCTAAAGATGATCCCGCCACCTATAACATGCTTTGTCGTGGCGACAGTGTAGGTGTATTTCAAGTGGAATCGCGCGCGCAAATGGCGATGCTGCCACGCTTAAAACCCGTATGCTTTTACGATCTGGTGATTCAAATCGCCATTGTGCGACCAGGTCCGATTCAAGGTGATATGGTCCACCCCTATTTGCGTCGCCGCGCTGGTAAGGAAGACATCACTTATCCGAGCGACACAGTGAAAAGTGTGCTTGAACGTACTCTGGGTATTCCCATTTTTCAGGAACAGGTGATGCGCTTATCCATGGTAGCCGCTGGCTTCAGCGGCGGCAAAGCAGATCAATTACGCCGGGCCATGGCAAACTGGGGGAAAAATTCCAAACTCTTATCGTTTGAACAAGATTTTAAAGATGGCCTGTTGAACAATGGCTACACGCAAGAATTTGCCGACCGATTGTTTGAACAAATCAAAGGCTTCGGCGGCTATGGATTTCCCGAAAGCCACTCCGCCTCTTTCGCCATTCTGTGTTACTTGTCCAGTTGGATTAAACGACACCATCCGGCGGCGTTTTATTGCGCACTGCTGAACAGTCAACCCATGGGATTCTACAGCCCCTCACAATTAATTCAGGATGCCCGCAAACACGGCCTCACAATTTTTCCCATCGATATCAATCAAAGCCGATACGAATACACACTCGAACCAGACCACCGGGGTAAGTGGGGAATTCGCTTGGGATTTATTGCCGTGGGATCGCTCAATGCAGAAAAAGCGGAAGCCATTGAAGTGTTCCGCGCGCAAAAACCTTTCACCTCCTTGCACGACATCATCAAACGCACCAACCTTAGCGATAGCGACCTCGAATGCCTCGCCTCTGCCGATGCTTTGCTCAACATCGCCGGCGACCGCTACCGCGCCCGCTGGCAGGCATCCGCCTTATTGCCCCATTCAGAACTGTTGGAAGACAGCGAAGTCGATGACGATCCATTATTAATGAATGGCCCCACGCTGGAAGAAAATGTGATGGACGATTATGCCTCCATCGGTTTGACACTGCGTGCACACCCGATGGAAATACTCAGACAGGAATACCCCTTTAACCGCTGCAAGCGCCACGCCGAGTTAATTCACTTGCCACACAAAGGCTTCGTCCGCATCGCTGGCATCGTCACCGGACGACAACGTCCCGGCACCACCACCGGCGTCATGTTTGTCTCCCTGGAAGACGAAACCGGCACCAATAATGTGGTTGTCTGGAGCACAACGCAGGAACAGTTCCGAAAAGAATTATTGACAGGGAAATTGCTGATCATCAAAGGCACCGTCGACATACTGACAGATGACGTCGGCGCCCCTATTGTTCATGTGCTCGCTGGTCATATTGAGGATGTGACGGATCGACTGCAAAGCCTTGCGTTAAAATCGCGGGATTTTCATTAA
- a CDS encoding DNA polymerase Y family protein produces the protein MRPTSARLWLAIRLPDLPLTAIKSDAIATPVVIADRKRVVFANQPAQHAGVQLDMDITTAQLLSGCEILERDPAQEQQALHQLSEQLYHFTPYIDRYCSPTRAQSGLLLEISSCLQLFSGVAGIVHRITECLNQTPHGFLFGLAHSAKAAWILSFAEHAITGEETRPEFLQRLNALPIDVLFDFPAAQASLTRMGFFTLGDITRQITHKSIRSFKKRLGHEFADVLAEIFDIDQDFSQGALFDKPRDIYRPDEWFEEAIHFEYPITLVDQLKPTFEHLLSSLENYLRKRQQQCHAIEWHLTDIYRRKAHMTVNSDLPQSQWQLLYDLTLIQFENKALPFEVDSITLLCEYTLPVQSGNQILDLDQSRRRKTSSSDFAVTIAKLKARLGDAAVYKLSYHDSRVPELTQAVLTLAEKSFQALPDIHKRSLRPTWLLENPEPIEDRYQRLYWHGYLAPLIGPERIIGDWWDKPVARDYYLAKRQDNLSLWIFFNLYDKQWYVQGVFA, from the coding sequence ATGCGCCCAACTTCTGCACGTTTATGGTTGGCGATTCGGCTGCCTGACTTGCCTTTAACCGCCATCAAATCCGATGCAATTGCGACACCGGTAGTGATTGCCGATAGAAAACGCGTGGTGTTTGCCAACCAACCCGCGCAGCACGCCGGGGTGCAACTGGACATGGATATCACCACCGCGCAATTGCTCAGCGGCTGCGAGATCCTTGAACGAGATCCCGCGCAGGAGCAACAGGCTCTGCACCAATTATCCGAACAGCTCTATCACTTTACGCCGTACATTGATCGCTATTGCAGCCCCACCAGAGCGCAATCCGGTTTATTACTGGAGATATCCAGTTGCCTGCAATTATTTTCCGGTGTTGCGGGCATTGTTCATCGGATTACTGAATGCCTGAATCAAACGCCCCACGGATTTTTATTCGGGCTTGCGCATTCTGCCAAAGCGGCCTGGATACTTTCCTTTGCTGAACATGCCATTACCGGAGAGGAAACCAGGCCGGAATTTCTCCAGCGGCTGAATGCGTTGCCCATTGATGTTTTATTTGATTTTCCCGCCGCACAAGCCTCGTTAACCCGCATGGGGTTTTTCACTCTGGGTGATATTACCCGGCAAATTACGCACAAATCCATACGCAGCTTCAAGAAACGCCTTGGGCATGAATTCGCCGATGTCCTGGCCGAGATTTTTGATATTGATCAGGATTTTTCGCAAGGCGCTTTGTTTGATAAACCCAGAGATATTTATCGGCCCGATGAATGGTTCGAGGAAGCCATTCATTTTGAATACCCGATTACGCTTGTGGATCAGCTGAAGCCGACGTTTGAACATTTATTAAGTTCGCTGGAAAATTATCTGCGCAAGCGGCAACAACAATGCCACGCCATTGAGTGGCACCTGACGGATATTTATCGACGCAAGGCGCATATGACCGTCAACAGTGATTTGCCGCAAAGCCAATGGCAATTACTCTATGACCTCACGCTGATCCAGTTTGAAAATAAAGCACTGCCGTTTGAAGTGGATTCGATCACACTGCTTTGCGAATACACACTGCCCGTACAAAGTGGCAACCAGATACTCGACCTGGATCAAAGCCGTCGCCGCAAGACGTCATCTTCAGATTTCGCTGTCACCATTGCCAAACTGAAGGCACGTCTGGGCGATGCAGCCGTTTATAAACTCAGCTATCACGACAGCCGTGTACCGGAACTCACGCAAGCTGTGTTGACGCTTGCAGAAAAGTCCTTTCAAGCGCTGCCTGATATTCATAAACGCAGCTTACGCCCCACCTGGTTACTGGAGAATCCAGAGCCTATTGAAGATCGGTACCAGCGGCTGTACTGGCACGGTTACCTTGCGCCGCTGATCGGGCCGGAACGCATCATCGGTGATTGGTGGGATAAACCTGTTGCGCGGGACTACTATCTGGCGAAACGTCAGGACAATCTATCGCTATGGATTTTTTTCAATCTTTACGATAAGCAATGGTATGTGCAGGGAGTGTTCGCCTGA
- a CDS encoding RNA polymerase sigma factor has protein sequence MTDANRHMQQTLETIYRTESRRVLATLIRLLGDFDLAEEALHDAFSAAMDQWPRDGLPDNPRAWLVSTGRFKAIDQLRRRARFDTSLEDVADRLDEEAEEMDNENIEDDRLRLVFTCCHPSLSPDAQVALTLREVCDLTTEEIARAFLTSAPTVAQRIVRAKAKIRDARIPYEVPAPAQLPERLDSVLHVIYLVFNEGYSASTGNAVTRHDLSAEAIRLGRLLVELLPESEAMGLLALMLLHDSRRHARMSADGDLILLDEQDRSLWDRQLIAEGSELITRSLSSRRFGPYTIQAAIVGVHAEATTPAETDWHEIVGLYDLLLRVAPSPVVELNRAVAVAMRDGPEAGLTIIDDMIGKGELKDYHLLYSARADLCRRLGRHQDAKTAYEQALKLTKQEPERRFLERRIAAL, from the coding sequence GTGACTGACGCAAACCGGCATATGCAGCAAACCCTGGAGACGATTTATCGCACCGAATCCCGCCGGGTACTGGCGACACTGATTCGCTTGCTGGGCGATTTTGACCTGGCTGAAGAAGCCTTGCATGATGCCTTCAGTGCTGCCATGGACCAATGGCCCCGCGACGGCCTGCCGGATAATCCCCGCGCCTGGCTGGTATCCACCGGTCGCTTCAAAGCGATTGACCAACTGCGCCGCCGGGCGCGCTTTGATACCTCACTGGAAGATGTCGCCGACCGGCTGGATGAAGAAGCAGAGGAGATGGATAACGAGAATATCGAGGATGATCGCTTGCGCCTGGTGTTTACCTGCTGCCACCCCAGCCTGTCGCCCGATGCCCAGGTGGCGCTGACCCTGCGTGAAGTCTGCGACCTGACAACTGAGGAAATTGCCCGCGCTTTTCTGACTTCCGCACCGACTGTGGCCCAACGCATCGTGCGCGCCAAAGCCAAGATCCGCGATGCCCGCATCCCCTATGAAGTCCCCGCGCCAGCCCAATTACCCGAGCGGCTAGATTCCGTATTGCACGTCATCTACCTGGTGTTTAACGAAGGCTACTCCGCCTCTACCGGCAACGCCGTAACCCGCCACGACCTCTCTGCCGAAGCCATTCGCCTGGGCCGTCTGCTGGTGGAATTACTGCCGGAATCCGAAGCCATGGGTTTGCTGGCCTTGATGTTATTGCATGATTCCCGCCGCCACGCGCGCATGTCGGCCGATGGCGACTTGATCCTGCTGGACGAGCAGGATCGCTCACTCTGGGATCGTCAGCTTATCGCCGAAGGCAGCGAATTGATCACCCGCTCATTGAGTTCGCGCCGTTTTGGTCCCTACACCATCCAGGCCGCGATTGTCGGCGTTCACGCCGAAGCAACGACGCCAGCGGAGACGGATTGGCATGAAATTGTTGGACTTTACGACCTGTTGTTACGCGTTGCGCCCTCACCGGTGGTAGAGCTTAATCGCGCCGTAGCTGTCGCCATGCGCGACGGCCCAGAAGCCGGACTGACCATCATTGACGACATGATCGGCAAGGGTGAACTCAAGGATTATCATTTGCTCTACTCCGCCCGCGCCGACCTGTGCCGCCGACTTGGCCGCCATCAAGACGCAAAAACCGCTTATGAGCAGGCGCTGAAACTGACCAAACAGGAGCCGGAGCGACGCTTTTTAGAACGGCGCATTGCCGCGTTATAA
- a CDS encoding RHS repeat-associated core domain-containing protein codes for MKILFKNTTGAEFQLSPVNTPTTGGTPTKDSRQILQSARLIQPATWAEVWKLLFPKQPVPPSQEKIQQEVGSALNSKKLQLVPVTAQPDATAGTEFRGHRSAKGGGKSSASDALPPPKEDVKAHAVTAESSETCSDQNAVTSVQPGKVSNTANEGTAAVANTCTNGCPISMISGEELLSLTDFTLPGPLPFTWRRTYRTGHSRDIGLGHGWTHSGCERLYEGHHTVELSDDEGRILTFKRPRPYQRSKLLNEQMDLDAISYDAYVLRKQGQPHKVFTRLGQTGAFRLTQIQHPAYQARQASGEAEQGFVLNLHYDAYNALIRVTGNWGKALQFTRDAHGRVSRITLQDSASQQSRVLAEYDYSDDGDLIAHRDAAGRGESYAYNHHLFSRRTLATGFSYYYEWDGEYTQARCLRAWGDKGIYDYRFQWDPDNNRSQATDSRGYTSYYTYNEFGLITEEIDNEGNTHRYTYDNGLLASYTDPEGNATRYAYDGACNLIGVIDALDQRQTRYFFHGKLLTSTDKDGALWRRSYNARGLLDTLTAPDGQITRYRYNAQGLLSQQLDARERVTRYEWNAAGELTAVINPAGHKQSFKYNALGQIVQMDVWLASRHHGGTTRYFYNDSGELERVTYPGGEKVDIQYNANGQVERISDRRGRVTKYEYDGLSQVVRRTDPEGNSLRYEYDNERNLTRLINENGDDYQFVYDGNERLIKEVGFDGRIQHYKYNNAGHLIKHLDAGEVVTEFERDPLGRMLSKTSRALKNPDATAEYSRYMYDPVGRLTETYNSHQYLAFQYDRLGFLIKEHHSDLNEKRQRISGSMVDINYQRAANGQLKKLQLPGREAIDYAYDHFDRLQQVLFNGAAITQIQRDDVGRELNRIQGDIITHSDYDPMGRLAKQHAIHRQQKNDLINREYQYDPFGNLSSFKDGSWEVRYVYDMVDKLKRTEGDLNEHFVFDPAGNLLGQQKSDTGKTTRGNRLQMQGDRKFDYDARGNLIREARGKGGKLETVFEYNFNNQLVKVVKEGQTTEYAYDPIGRRIRKQDNFGATHYLWAGDQLAQETRNNLKKTYVYEPESFKPLAMVQDGEIYHYHLDHLGTPRELTSQQGKLVWKARYKTYGNVAEKDIEEVENNLRFQGQYFDEETGLHYNRHRYYDPSLGQFTTQDPIGLLGGVNNYQYAPNPVGWVDPLGLTCKEGYAVVRQLENGYAEGHLTIEIVWDELSYSTHQVITSSDKSSTSIRRASSINSDAIKNCTVAHEARIALPNAEAAFRYQKEILNSEIGKYDLIENSCYSHVFDVLEAGGHAPIQRSKKGFFKFMRGNGFGRIEDAPSLEV; via the coding sequence ATGAAAATACTGTTTAAGAACACCACCGGCGCCGAGTTTCAACTCTCCCCCGTTAATACCCCCACCACCGGTGGGACTCCCACCAAAGATTCCCGGCAGATATTGCAGTCCGCCCGCCTGATTCAGCCGGCGACCTGGGCGGAAGTGTGGAAATTATTGTTTCCCAAGCAGCCCGTGCCGCCCTCGCAGGAGAAAATCCAGCAGGAAGTTGGCAGCGCCCTGAACAGCAAAAAGCTGCAGTTAGTGCCCGTAACGGCCCAGCCTGACGCAACGGCGGGTACCGAATTTCGCGGGCATCGCAGCGCCAAAGGCGGGGGCAAGAGCAGTGCCTCTGACGCATTGCCGCCGCCCAAAGAAGACGTCAAAGCCCATGCGGTAACGGCGGAGTCCAGCGAGACCTGCTCTGACCAAAATGCCGTGACCAGCGTCCAGCCCGGCAAGGTATCCAACACTGCCAACGAAGGCACTGCCGCCGTTGCCAACACCTGCACCAACGGCTGCCCCATCAGCATGATCTCCGGCGAGGAATTGCTGAGCCTGACAGACTTTACATTGCCCGGCCCGTTGCCCTTCACCTGGAGACGTACTTATCGCACCGGCCACAGCCGCGATATCGGCCTGGGCCATGGCTGGACCCACAGCGGTTGCGAGCGTTTGTACGAAGGCCACCATACGGTCGAGCTGAGCGATGACGAAGGTCGCATTCTGACGTTTAAACGCCCACGCCCGTATCAGCGCAGCAAATTACTGAACGAACAGATGGATCTGGACGCTATCTCCTATGATGCCTACGTGTTGCGCAAACAGGGCCAGCCGCACAAAGTCTTCACGCGCCTCGGTCAAACCGGTGCCTTCCGCCTGACCCAGATACAACATCCTGCGTATCAAGCCCGCCAGGCATCCGGCGAGGCCGAGCAGGGTTTTGTGCTTAACCTGCATTACGACGCTTACAACGCGTTAATCCGCGTGACGGGAAACTGGGGTAAAGCCTTGCAATTTACCCGCGATGCCCATGGCCGCGTGAGTCGCATCACCCTGCAAGACAGTGCCTCGCAACAAAGTCGGGTGCTAGCTGAATACGACTACAGCGACGACGGGGATTTGATCGCGCATCGTGATGCTGCCGGGCGCGGCGAAAGCTACGCCTACAACCATCACCTATTCAGCCGTCGCACCCTGGCTACCGGTTTCAGTTATTACTACGAGTGGGACGGTGAATATACGCAAGCGCGGTGTTTGCGCGCCTGGGGCGACAAGGGCATCTACGATTATCGCTTCCAGTGGGACCCGGACAACAATCGCAGCCAGGCCACCGACAGTCGCGGCTACACGTCTTATTACACCTACAACGAATTCGGTTTAATCACTGAAGAGATTGATAACGAAGGCAATACCCATCGTTACACTTACGACAATGGCCTGCTCGCCAGCTACACCGATCCCGAAGGCAATGCCACCCGTTATGCCTACGACGGTGCGTGCAATTTAATCGGTGTCATTGACGCACTCGATCAGCGTCAGACGCGTTATTTTTTTCACGGCAAGCTGCTCACGTCCACCGATAAAGACGGTGCACTCTGGCGCCGCAGTTACAACGCGCGTGGCTTGCTCGATACCCTCACTGCACCAGACGGCCAGATCACGCGCTACCGTTACAACGCGCAGGGTTTGCTCAGCCAGCAACTGGATGCGCGCGAACGCGTTACCCGTTACGAATGGAATGCGGCTGGCGAACTGACGGCGGTGATTAACCCGGCGGGCCACAAGCAAAGTTTTAAATACAACGCCTTGGGCCAGATCGTACAAATGGATGTGTGGCTCGCCAGTCGCCACCACGGTGGCACGACGCGTTATTTTTATAACGACAGCGGCGAACTGGAGCGGGTGACTTATCCCGGCGGCGAAAAAGTCGATATCCAATACAACGCCAATGGCCAGGTCGAACGCATCAGCGACCGGCGCGGGCGCGTCACAAAATATGAATACGATGGCTTAAGCCAGGTAGTGCGCCGCACCGATCCGGAAGGCAACAGCCTCCGCTATGAATACGACAACGAACGCAACCTGACGCGTCTGATTAACGAAAATGGTGACGACTACCAATTCGTTTACGACGGCAATGAACGCCTGATTAAAGAAGTGGGCTTCGACGGGCGCATCCAGCACTACAAATACAACAACGCCGGCCACTTGATTAAACACCTGGATGCCGGCGAGGTCGTCACCGAATTTGAACGCGATCCGCTCGGGCGCATGCTGTCCAAAACAAGCCGCGCGCTGAAAAACCCGGATGCGACAGCGGAATACAGCCGTTATATGTACGACCCGGTTGGCCGTTTGACGGAAACCTACAACAGCCATCAATATCTCGCATTTCAATATGATCGTTTGGGCTTTTTGATCAAAGAGCACCACAGCGACCTTAATGAAAAACGCCAGCGTATCAGCGGCAGCATGGTGGACATTAACTACCAGCGCGCTGCCAACGGGCAACTGAAAAAATTGCAGCTGCCGGGCCGTGAGGCTATTGATTACGCCTACGATCATTTTGATCGTTTGCAACAAGTCTTATTTAACGGGGCAGCAATTACCCAAATCCAACGCGATGATGTTGGGCGCGAGTTGAATCGAATCCAGGGCGACATCATTACCCACAGCGATTACGATCCCATGGGACGCCTGGCGAAACAGCACGCCATCCATCGCCAGCAAAAAAATGATCTGATCAACCGCGAATACCAATACGATCCGTTCGGTAATTTAAGTAGCTTTAAAGACGGTAGCTGGGAAGTACGTTACGTCTACGACATGGTGGACAAACTCAAACGCACCGAAGGCGATTTAAACGAACACTTCGTCTTCGACCCTGCCGGCAACCTGCTCGGCCAACAAAAAAGCGACACCGGAAAAACCACGCGCGGCAATCGTTTGCAGATGCAAGGCGACCGCAAATTCGACTACGACGCACGTGGTAACCTGATCCGCGAAGCGCGCGGCAAAGGCGGCAAACTCGAAACGGTTTTTGAATACAACTTCAATAATCAATTAGTGAAAGTGGTTAAAGAAGGGCAAACAACCGAATACGCCTACGACCCCATTGGTCGTCGTATCCGCAAACAAGACAACTTCGGAGCAACTCACTACCTCTGGGCCGGCGATCAGCTCGCCCAGGAAACCCGCAACAACCTTAAGAAGACCTACGTCTACGAACCGGAAAGCTTCAAACCTCTCGCCATGGTCCAGGACGGCGAGATCTACCACTACCACCTCGACCACCTCGGCACGCCCCGCGAACTCACCAGCCAACAAGGCAAACTTGTCTGGAAAGCGCGCTACAAAACCTACGGGAATGTCGCGGAAAAAGACATTGAGGAAGTTGAAAACAATCTACGGTTTCAGGGTCAGTATTTTGATGAAGAAACCGGATTGCACTACAACCGGCACCGCTATTACGACCCGAGCCTGGGGCAGTTTACGACGCAAGACCCGATTGGGTTATTGGGTGGGGTGAATAATTATCAGTATGCGCCCAACCCGGTGGGGTGGGTTGATCCGTTGGGGCTGACGTGTAAGGAAGGGTATGCGGTAGTTCGTCAACTTGAGAATGGATATGCAGAAGGACATTTAACTATAGAAATTGTGTGGGATGAGTTGAGCTATTCAACTCATCAGGTGATTACATCATCTGATAAATCATCAACATCAATTAGACGTGCGAGTAGTATTAATTCAGATGCTATAAAAAACTGTACTGTAGCTCATGAAGCAAGAATAGCGCTCCCCAATGCTGAGGCTGCCTTTCGGTATCAGAAAGAAATATTAAATTCGGAAATTGGTAAGTACGATCTAATAGAAAATAGCTGTTATTCTCACGTTTTTGACGTTCTTGAAGCTGGAGGGCATGCGCCCATACAAAGAAGCAAAAAGGGATTTTTTAAGTTTATGAGGGGTAATGGCTTTGGGCGAATAGAGGACGCTCCGTCCTTGGAGGTATAA